ATCCTGAATCGCCGCAGCTACAAGGTTCCGCTCTTTCCGGCCGCCGTGGTCAGCACGATCGTGAAGTGAGCCGATGATCAAGGAACCGCACGAGGAACACGAGGTCTTCGTCAACCTCATCCCGATGATCGATATCCTTACGGCGCTCCTCTTCTTCCTCCTGCTCGGGTACAAGTCGCAGTCCACCATGCTCGAGGAGGCCAAGGGCCTGACGCTGCCGGCCTCGAGCTCGGAGAAGGCGCTCGAGGTCACCGTTTCGGTCGTCATCTCGCTCAAGGAGCTCAAGGTTCAGGACTCGCACGTGATGTTCCTGAAGAACGGCACGATCCCGGACAGCGAGCTCTCGGGGAACAAGATCGTGCCGCTCTACAACCGCATCCTGCGCTTCGTGAAGCTGGCGAACGATCCGAAGAAGAAGTCGGCGGTGCTGATCCTGGCTGACAAGCGGCTGAAGACCGACGTGATCACCAAGGTCATGAAGACCGTCGGCATGGCGGGGCTGCCCAACTTCCACTTCGGGGTGGCCAAACCGTAGGGCCCGCCGCGGCAGCGGACCGGGGAGGGGCCAGGGTCGGAAAGACCTTGACCCGGATCTCCGGCGCCGATATGCCAGGCGAGGCATGCGGGCTGTTCTTCCCTCTCGGATCGTGGGCACCTGGGCGGCCGCGTTCGCGCTCGCGGGTGTGTTCGCCCTTGCGGGCTGCGCGGGGGCCAAGCTTCGGGACCAAGACGGCGGCCTGGACGACGCGGCGGGCGATGCGCTGGTGGACGCGCAGGGGGCCGACGGCAGCGACGACGCGGCGGGCGCGGACGGAGCCGCGGGAGACGGCCCGGTGACCGATGCCGCGCCGGCCGACGGGCTGCGTCGCGACCAGCGCGTGGCCGACGGGCGACCCCCCGCGGACGCCAGACCCACCCCCGATGCGAGGCGCCCCGATAGCCGGGTCCCCGATGCCCGGGTGCCGGACAGCCGCGTCCCGGACACGGGTCCCGTCGGAGAGGTCTGCGACAACGCCAAGGACGACGACGGGAACGGGCGCATCGACTGCGTGGACCTCGTGGCCTGCGCGAAGAAGGCGCCCTGCCAGAGCGCCACGCGCTCGATCGTGATCCACGAGGTCTACCCGGGGACGCCCGACTACGTGGTGCTCCGGAACGCTTCGCCCGACCTGCGCAACGTTTCGGGCTACCAGCTCGAGTTTCACGGCACGGCCACGGTGACCTTCACCTTGCCGTCGCGCCTCGTGCCCACCGGGACGACCTTCGCCGTGGTGGAGTTCCAGGACGGCACGGGGAGCGACGTGAACACGAACGCGAACATCCCGTTCTACGACGGCGTGCCCACAGCCTCGAACGCGGTGATCCTGCGCAATCCGTCGGGGGCCGTGGTGGACTACGTGGGCCTCGGCGCCTCGCTCGTGGGCCTGCCGACGGGGATGAGCCAGGTGGGCGGGGCCGTGAGCTATACGGGCTTCAACCCCGCGACCCAGGCGCACTACCGCGCGGGGATGAAGGGCGCGCCGTCCACCCTCCAGAAGACCGACTGGGTGGCCTTCACCAAGAGCAAGTAAGGCGGGGTGGCCACTCGCCCCTCCCGGTAGCGGCGCGTCCTGCCACCCGGCAAGCCCCGGCGGAGCAGCCAAGTCACGAGAATTGCGACGAAGGGACTTGGCCTGGGGTGTGCACTTTCCCCGAGGCGGAGAATCCCACGTGCAACTCGTCGCGATGCGAACCCTGCGGGCAGTAGCGCTTCTCCTCTGTGGCTGGAGCACCTGGGCCAGCGCGGCCACTCCCTTCGGCTCGGATCCCCACGGACGCAAGGGGCTTCCGCGGAGCGCGCAGTTTCTGCCCCAGCACCGGCAGATCACCAACTCGAGCTGCGGGCGCGCCGCGGCGCTCGCCGTGCTCTACGGGCGGCAGGTCTACGTGGGGACCGAGCTCGCGCTGAACCGGATGACCCGGACGAGCGCGGCGGTCGGCACCGAGACCAACGACCTCATAGCGGCCTTCAGGGCGCACGGCCTCCAGGCAGGCTGGGGAGAGAACCAGACGAACGCCGACCTTCGCAGGGCGCTGCGGCGGGGGAAGTCGGTGCTCGTGCCGATCAACGCCTTTCCCTCCCCCTTGGCTGCGAAGCGGACCTGGTACGACAAGGGGATGGACCAGGGTCACTGGATGGTGCTCGTCGCGATGGACCCCAAGCGGGACGAGAACGACACCAAGGGGTATGCCTATTTCATGGACCCCGCTTCGGGCGTGGAGACGAAGATCCCTCTCAGCGAGTTCAGCGCGCGCTGGAAGACCTGGGTGAACTACAACGAGGGAGACGGGCCAGCCACGCGCTACGTGGTGAGGCCCGAGGAGACGGGCTTCTCGCTGGCCAAGTTCCTCCACGGCAGGGCGCCGCTGGCCTTCGAACGCTACGCGCGGGACATGATCAAGCAGGGGAGCGTGAAGGTGGGTCAGCGTCGCTCCTTTGACGGTGACCGGCCGGTGCGCGCGGGCCAGGAGATCTTCGCCAAGCTCGGAGCGCGGACGTCGAATGCCATGGCCCTCTACGTGGAGGGCGGCAAGCTGATGAACCCCCGTCGGGACCTCGTGGTCTGGGGGAACGACCTCTCGCGGCCCAGTCAGCGGACCGATGCGAAGTACCAGATGCCCTCCCGCTACCTGCACGTGCCCGCCTACAGCGAGCTGCACCAGGACGGGTCCGGGCCCGCGGCGCTCCTCGCGGCGCTCTACTACTGGAGGGCCTACCCGGGACGGTTGACCCAGCTCGACCGCGAGCTGCGCGTCCAGACGAAGTCGGGCAAGGGCGGCGACCTGCGGTCCGTGATGATGGACTTCGCGCGCAATCAGGGACTGCTGGCGCACCTCGCCACGGGGCTGAACGTCGTCCTGCGGCCGCACGAGAAGCGCCTCCCGCCCGCGGAGAGGGCGATGGCCGTGCACAACTCCCTGGAGGGGCTCGTGCTCGGCGGCAAGACCGTGCTCCTCGAGCTGGGCGAGCCGGCGAAGAAGGACGGCCGGTCGGGCAAGAACCACTACGTCGTGGTGGTGGCAGTGAACAAGGACTACGTCTGGGTCATGGACCCCTCGGCCAAGCAGGGCAAGTACACGGTCATGACCCACGGGCAGCTCGAGGATGCGTGGCATGGGTGGGTCGCACCCGGAGGGAGCGCGAAGGTAGCGCGGACCAATCGCCGGGCCATCGTGATCGAGGGCGCCTCCCCCTTCAATGCTCGCAACGACCTGCCACGGACCTTCTAGCCCGAGACCATGGAGCGCACCGAAGGCGTCATCAAGTTTGCAGCGCGGCACCGCGCCGCGGAGCTGGAAGCGGCGCGCTACGGCGAGCTGGCCTGCACGCTCATCGCGTGGCGAGAGGTGCTGGCCAAGACGCGCCTGGTGGGGCAGGACCCGACGCTCTACGACGGCGCGGGCTACGGCAACGTGAGCGCGCGCGTCGGTCCGCCGTCGGCACCCCGGGGGCAACGCAGCTTCCTCATCACCGGGACGCAGACGGGGGGCTGCGCCTGCGTCTCGCTCGGCGAGTTCTGCGTGGTCGAGCGCTACGACTACCGCCGCAACGCGGTGGAGAGCCACGGCCCCATCGCCCCCTCGTCGGAGTCCATGACCCACGGGGCGATCTACGACCTCGGGCCGCACGTTCGCTGCGTGCTGCACGGGCACAGCCCGACCATCTGGCGCCGGGCCAAGGCGCTACGCTTGCCGACGAGCGATCCGCGCGTGGCCTACGGCACTCCCGAGATGGCGAGCGAGGTGGAGCGCCTGCATCGGAGCTCCCCTCTGGCCGAGCTGCGCATCCTGGCCATGGGGGGGCACGAGGACGGCGTGGTGGTCTTCGGCAAGAGCCCCGAGGACGCGGGGCAGGTGCTGGTGTCCTTTCTGGCCCGCGCCTACGCCCTCGAGTGCGGCGAACGGGGCGGAGGGCTCTGCGGGGTGTGAAGGGGTAGCCGAGCGCCTGGCTCGCCTCGGCGCCGGGCCTTCGATTTCGCGAGACCCCGACGCGATCCGCATGGAAACCGAAGGCGCGCTCCGAGGGCGACGTGAAGATCCCTCGGGTTTGCGCCCGCGGCGCGTGGCACGGGAGTTGGTACTCCGTACCCCTCGATGCAGCGCTCCCGCCGTGTGCTCCCCTGGCTCGTCCTCGTCTGGCTGTTCGGTGCGGGCCCCCTTGGGGCCGAGCCGCGTCCAGCCCAGTTCAAGCGCGGCACCGCGCCCCAGCTCCGCGGCTTCGGGGCGCGACGGGTGCTGCTGCCCCGCCCGGAACCGCCGCGGCCGAAGACCGACCTCGCGCGGCTCGACGCGACACGACGCGCCGAGGTGCGCCAGCAAGGCCTGCGCGAGGCGGCGCTCGACCCGGCCTTCGTGGCCCGTCACACCCGGGACTACGCGGTGGAGATCCCCCTCGAGCGGCTGCGCCGCGCGGTGCCCGATCAGGGGCACAAGCTAGGGGACCGCTCGTGGATCTATTCCGCCTTCGCGGTTCTCGGGAGCCAGGTGGCGGCGCGCACGGGACGCGCCCCCGACCCGCTCAGCGCCAACTTCGTGACCTACGAGCTCCTCAAGTCCCGCACGCAGGCCATTCTGGCCGTCGGCTCCACCGCCGAGGGCCGCTTGAATCTGGCGGCGGCCAAGGCGCGGCTCGAGAAGGGGGGCGGCGGCCTCGATACGGTGGTGGCGATCGTGAAGCAGCACGGCCTCGTCCCCGAGAGCGCGATGCCCCAGACCCGCGACGGGGTCACCATCGCAGGACCGGGGCGGCTCGGGGTCCTGCACCAGCAGCTGGCGCAGCTCCTCTCCGGAGCCTTTCGCGAGTACGAGCGCATCAACCTGCGGGTGAAGGGAGACGGCGAGGGCGAGAAGCAGCTCCGCGAGGAACAGAAGAAGGCGGTGCGGCTCGCCTACGCCGAGAAGCTCGAGCGCCTCCTCGGCACGAGTCTCGGCCGCCCCCCCGCCACCTTCCGCGTGGCCGGCGTGGAGCACACGCCGAGGAGCTACGCCGACCAGGTGCTCGGTCTCACCGGCGCCGCGCTCGAGCAGGTCACGCTCATCTCGAGTCCCGATCTCCCCTACGACCGGCGCTTCGACTGGCTCACCAGCACCTTCTACAACGTGGCGCCGGAGACGCTCGCGCGGCTGATGCGGCGCACGGTGGACCAGGGGCAGGCGGTCTACGTCACCACGAACCTGCAGCGCGGCCTGCCGCACCGTGCGGCCGAAGGACGCGGCACCACGCCCGCGGCGCGGGGCATCCTGAGCCTGGAGGCCTTCAACTACGACGCCCTGGTGCCGCTGCCGCGCTTCACCGCGGCCGATCGCAAGGCGGCCGAGCTCTCGCTCCCCGAGGACGCGGTGGCCGTCACGGGCTACGACCCGGATCGCGCGACGGGCGGCGTCCGCAAGTGGAAGGCGCTCGGGAGCTGGGGCGAGTCCGTCGGGGACCGGGGCGTCTTTCACCTCTATCCGGACTTTCTCGCCCACTACGCGGGCACGGTGACGGTGCCGCGCACGGCGGTGCCCGAGGAGCTCTTCGCCGCGTGGCAGGTCCGCCCCGAGGCGGCGCCCGAGCCTGCGCCGCGCCCGGCCGAGGCCTACACCGCCGACCAGCGCGCCGGGATCGCGCTCCGGGTGCTGGGCGGCGATACCACCGCGGTGAAGGCCGCGAAGCGCACGGGGCTCGCGCCGGAGGTAGTGACCGGCTGGGTCGACGCGGCGAGGCGGGCCCTGCGGGGGGCGCTCCGTAAGGCGCCGGCGCCCGAGCTCGAGGAGGTGGCGCGATGAAGCGAGCCCTCCTCTTCGCGCTTTTCGCGCTTGGATTTGTCTCCTCGGCGGCGTCCGCGCGCCGGCCCACGCCGGTGGTCGCGGCCCGCGAAGAGCTGCCCGCCGATCGCGTGCGCTTCGCCTGGACTGAGGCCGAGAAGGCCGCAGCGGTCCAGCGGCACGGGGTGAAGGCGGTGGCCTTCCGGCGCGACTTTCTCGCGCAGCATCGACCGACCTACGCCTGCGAGATCCCCCTCGAGGGGACGCGGCACCGGGCCCGCGACCAGGCCGGCAGCGGACGCTGCTGGATCTTCTCCTTCGAGCACGTGCTGCGCAGCAAGCTCTACGCGAAGGGCAGCCGCCGGGCGCTGCACCTCAGCCCCTCCTTCGTGAACTACTATGCGCTTCGGAGCCGCGCCCGCCGCATGCTCGCGCGCGTGGCGGTGCGCGAAGGGGTGACCGGCGCGGATTACGTGAACGAGAACCTGGGCGAGGGGGGCTGGTATCCGCTCGGGGTGGAGCTGGTGCGGCGCTACGGCCTGGTGCCGGAGCAGGTCATGCCGACCACCCGAGACGGCGCGCGCTCCGACGAGGACTATGGCGTCGTCTTGGGGCAGCTCAAGCGCGTGGTGGCCGCGGCGTACCAGGAGATCGGAGCGATCAACGAGAGCGATCGCGAGGACCGGCACGCGGCGCGGCTCGAGGTGATGAAGCGCGCCGGGGGGCAGATCGACGCGCTCCTCAAGACCACGCTCGGCGAGCCGCCCCAGGAGTTTACCTATTACGGTAAACGCTATACGCCAAAGTCGTTCGTCACGGAGTATCTCGGACTGAAGCCGGCCGACCTGGACTACGTCCTGCTCTCGAACAACCCGCGCATGGGCTTCAACCGGCGCTATCGGTATGACGTGGCCGAGGGGGGGCTCGAGCTGGACCTCTACAACGTGAGCGCGGAGGTCATCGCGCGCGCCACGCGCCGCACGCTCGACGGGGGCGAGGCGGTGAGCTTCTCGATCAACGTGAGCGGGGCGAACCCGCACCGGGTCCCCGAGGCGGGCGTGCCCAGGGAGGCCAAGGGGATCTTGAGCCTCGCGGCGTTCAACTACGGCGCCTTCGTCCCCGAGGAGAAATTCGCCAAGCGCACGCGCCTGCGGGCGGGCCTCGGGCTCGCGAACCACGCCATGGTGATCACGGGCTACGACCCGGCGGGCGCGGGGGGCGGGGTGACCAAGTGGAAGGTGGACAACAGCTGGGGGCCGGAGGCGGGGGATCGCGGTCACTTCCACATGTACGACGACTATTTCCGGCAGTACGGGGCCACCGTGGCGGTGCCGCGCTGGGCCCTGCCCGAGGAGGTGCGGACCCGTCTCGAGGGACTCGCGCCGTCGAACGATCGGCCGGTCGCGCGCTGGACCGCGGGGGCCAAGCAGAAGGTCGTGCTCGAGCTCCTGCGCGAGGAGCTCACGCTCAACGAGGCCGCGCGCAGGTACAAGGTGCCGCAGCCGATGCTGGCCGGCTGGCTCGAGGCCGGGGTCGCTGCGGTCAAGCGCGCGCTCGAGCCCGCGCCGCCGGTTCCTGCGCCGCCCGCGCCGTAGATCCCGCGGCGGGTCAGCGCAGCTTCACGGGACTGAGGGGTTCGGCGCTGAGATCTCCGCGCTGGCCGTGCTTGCCGTCCTTCCCGTAGTTGCTGTCGTAGTCGAGGCTCAGCGGCTCGCCGGGGACGAGCGCGCGGCCGGCGAGGATCACCCAGACCCAGCCCTTGGGCGTCATCACCGAGAGCTCGAAGACGTTGTGGCCGTGGGCGCTGTCGTTGATCATCGCCGAGAGGTTCCGTTCGTGTTTCCCGTCGACGTATCGACCTTCGGGTCGAAGGTGATCGGTCGCTGGCGTCCGGTGTAGAGGGCGAGGAACTGCCCGGCCTGCTTGGCGAGCTCCGAAGCGACGCGCGTCCGGGGCGGTGCTGACGAAGCGGCCGTATTTCGCCCCGCCGGTGAGCTGCGTGAACCGGGGCAGGCTCAGGCGTGTGATGCGCGCGGGGCCGCCGGCCGCCGTGCTGGAGACGGTAGACCCCTGCACCTCCGTCGGGGCACGAGCTTGGGGTGGGCGGGTCAGACCTTCTCGGCCCCGTCGAGCTTGGCGAGCGCGCGGTCGAAGGTACCCAGTGGCAGGTGGCCGGCGCGGCGGGCGAGCTCGACCATGACGCAGTCGGAGAAGCCGACCTTGGGGTGCGCTCGAAAGGCGGCGAGGGCCGCGGCGACGAGCTCGCCGTCCTGAATCGCCAGAGACTGGTGATCGAGGAGCATTTCGAGGGCCGCGGCGAGACTCCGGGGTTTGAGCTCGTAGACGGCGTCCAGCACCCAAACGGTCTCGACGAGCGCGAGGAGCGAGACCCAGGCGCCGCCCGCGACGTAGGCCTCGGCCGCAGCGACCTGCTTCGGGTCGTCGCGCACCAGGAGTCGCACGAGGACGTTCGTGTCAATGGCGCGCATGGCGCCTCCTGATGCTCTTGCGTAGGCCTTCCTCGAGCTCCTCGAGCGAGCGGCGCGCAGGGGGCTCGTCGAAGATCGCCTCGTGAATCTCCGTGGAGCTGAAGGACCCCACGCGCCGCACGACGGCGTGGTCCCCTTCAACCTCCCATTCGAGAACCGCTCCGGGCCCCATCCCGAGCTGCCGCCTTACCTCGGCCGGGACCGAGACCTGACCCTGAGAGGTGACGCGCGAGCTGGCTGTCTTCATGCTGAGTATATTACCATGGTAATGCTGGCGCCGCGAAGGGGTCTGTCGGGTGGCGTGGTCTACGAGCGCGGTTTGCGCTAGCCTCCGTCCTATGCCGGAAATCAGCTTCGACTTCGCCGAGTACGTGGCCCAGCGCAAGGGGGCCGAGGAATCCACGATGCGCAGCGGGTCGGCCTACGCCTACCCGGGGGACCATCGCGTGCTGCGCACCCTGGGCCGGGTCACCCCCGTGAAGCTCGCCACCGAGGCCTCGGTCAGGCTCTGGAAGAACCTGGCCAAGAGCCAGATCCTGGGCAGCGCGGTGAAGGTGACGGACAAGCAGTTCCCGGAGCTCTACGCCTTGACCGTGGCCTGCGCCGAGAAGCTGCAGATCGCCGTCCCCACGGTCTACGTCGCCCCCGAGGTCGGAACGCTGAACGCGCACACCTTCGGCACCGAGGACGACGCGTACATCGTGCTGAACGGCGTGCTCGTGGACCATCTGAGCCGCGAGGAGCTGGCCTTCGTGCTCGGGCACGAGTGCGGCCACATCCAGAACAACCACGTGGTCTACATGACCACCCTCTATTATCTGACCTACGCGGCGAACGTCTTTCTGCGCTGGATCGTGAAGCCCGCCGTGCTGGCGCTGCAGAGCTGGGCCCGCCGCGCCGAGCTCACCTGCGACCGCGCGGGCCTGCTCTGCGTGGGGGCGCTCGAGCCGGGCGTCTCGGCGCTGGTCAAGCTCGCCCTTGGCAGCCAGAAGCTGGCCGAGCAGGTGAACGTCGACGAGTACCTGAAGCAGCTCGACGAGAGCCGGCAGGGCCCGGGGCGCATGGCGGAGCTCCTGCAGAGCCACCCCTACCTGCCGAAGCGGGTCGCCGCGCTCAAGCTCTTCGCCGCGACGCACTACTTCCGCAAGGCCGCCGGCGAGGCGCTCACCGAGGGCGAGGGGCAGAGTCTCGACGCGTGCGACGCCGCCGTGGGCAAGCTCGTGAGCGTCTTCGGCGGGCGCAAGGCGGGCAAGTAGCGGGGGAGCCGTCGAGGCGCGCGGGAGGCTACCTCGTGGCGCGGGAAGCTACGTCGTCGCCGGGAAGCTACTTCGTCGCGCGGTTGAGGCCCTGGGCCTGCTCGGCCTTCAGGAAGGTGCTCCAGGCGTTCTGCAGGGTGCCCGGGATGCCGTAGTACTCGGACCTGCGGTCCTTGAAGATGAGCAACGGCCGCTCGTGCACGTAGAGCACGTTCTCGGCTTTGTGGTAGGCCGTGCTCAGTTTCTGGGCCTCGGCCGTGAGCTCGGCCCACAGGCCGCTCTCGGCCTGCTTGACCCCCTTGTCGAGCTCTGCGATGCGC
This Deltaproteobacteria bacterium DNA region includes the following protein-coding sequences:
- a CDS encoding biopolymer transporter ExbD, coding for MIKEPHEEHEVFVNLIPMIDILTALLFFLLLGYKSQSTMLEEAKGLTLPASSSEKALEVTVSVVISLKELKVQDSHVMFLKNGTIPDSELSGNKIVPLYNRILRFVKLANDPKKKSAVLILADKRLKTDVITKVMKTVGMAGLPNFHFGVAKP
- a CDS encoding lamin tail domain-containing protein codes for the protein MRAVLPSRIVGTWAAAFALAGVFALAGCAGAKLRDQDGGLDDAAGDALVDAQGADGSDDAAGADGAAGDGPVTDAAPADGLRRDQRVADGRPPADARPTPDARRPDSRVPDARVPDSRVPDTGPVGEVCDNAKDDDGNGRIDCVDLVACAKKAPCQSATRSIVIHEVYPGTPDYVVLRNASPDLRNVSGYQLEFHGTATVTFTLPSRLVPTGTTFAVVEFQDGTGSDVNTNANIPFYDGVPTASNAVILRNPSGAVVDYVGLGASLVGLPTGMSQVGGAVSYTGFNPATQAHYRAGMKGAPSTLQKTDWVAFTKSK
- a CDS encoding class II aldolase/adducin family protein produces the protein MERTEGVIKFAARHRAAELEAARYGELACTLIAWREVLAKTRLVGQDPTLYDGAGYGNVSARVGPPSAPRGQRSFLITGTQTGGCACVSLGEFCVVERYDYRRNAVESHGPIAPSSESMTHGAIYDLGPHVRCVLHGHSPTIWRRAKALRLPTSDPRVAYGTPEMASEVERLHRSSPLAELRILAMGGHEDGVVVFGKSPEDAGQVLVSFLARAYALECGERGGGLCGV
- a CDS encoding PIN domain-containing protein; its protein translation is MRAIDTNVLVRLLVRDDPKQVAAAEAYVAGGAWVSLLALVETVWVLDAVYELKPRSLAAALEMLLDHQSLAIQDGELVAAALAAFRAHPKVGFSDCVMVELARRAGHLPLGTFDRALAKLDGAEKV
- a CDS encoding AbrB/MazE/SpoVT family DNA-binding domain-containing protein, which gives rise to MKTASSRVTSQGQVSVPAEVRRQLGMGPGAVLEWEVEGDHAVVRRVGSFSSTEIHEAIFDEPPARRSLEELEEGLRKSIRRRHARH
- a CDS encoding M48 family metallopeptidase → MPEISFDFAEYVAQRKGAEESTMRSGSAYAYPGDHRVLRTLGRVTPVKLATEASVRLWKNLAKSQILGSAVKVTDKQFPELYALTVACAEKLQIAVPTVYVAPEVGTLNAHTFGTEDDAYIVLNGVLVDHLSREELAFVLGHECGHIQNNHVVYMTTLYYLTYAANVFLRWIVKPAVLALQSWARRAELTCDRAGLLCVGALEPGVSALVKLALGSQKLAEQVNVDEYLKQLDESRQGPGRMAELLQSHPYLPKRVAALKLFAATHYFRKAAGEALTEGEGQSLDACDAAVGKLVSVFGGRKAGK